A section of the Alphaproteobacteria bacterium genome encodes:
- a CDS encoding pitrilysin family protein: MKRLVPVLVALLLAWPAAAAVPVERVVSPGGIEAWLVEDHSLPVISLRFAFKGGAALDPADKGGLASFATVLLDEGAGPLDSQAFQARLEELAVDLGFSAGPDEVTGELRTLSANRAAAFDLLRLALTDPRFESDVVERKRAEIIARLRQRAQDPDVIASRGWYRAMLGDHPYSRPAEGTPETISDITVEDLRALVKDRFARENLMIAVAGDITPAELGGLLDETFGALRERPAAGDVPRASISEDGGALVVRRDRPQSVVIFGHRGIARDDPDFYAAYVLNYILGGGGFAARLMEEVREKRGLAYGISTYLVPLDQAPLMIGNVATENARVAETIAIIREEWEKLQSGGVTESERADAITYLTGSFPLRLTSTGKIADMVLMMQRNDLGIDYMDRRNALIEGVSLADLQRVAKRLLAPGALTFVVAGEPENLDDAQSLALPSAPE, encoded by the coding sequence ATGAAGCGCCTTGTCCCTGTCCTCGTTGCGCTGTTGCTGGCCTGGCCGGCCGCGGCCGCCGTTCCGGTCGAGCGTGTGGTCAGCCCGGGCGGGATCGAGGCCTGGCTGGTCGAGGATCACAGCCTGCCTGTCATATCTCTCCGCTTTGCCTTCAAAGGGGGGGCGGCACTCGATCCGGCGGACAAGGGCGGGCTCGCCTCTTTCGCCACGGTTCTGCTCGACGAGGGCGCCGGGCCGCTCGATTCCCAGGCCTTTCAGGCGCGGCTCGAGGAGCTCGCCGTCGATCTCGGCTTTTCGGCCGGGCCCGACGAGGTCACGGGCGAGTTGCGCACCCTTTCGGCCAATCGGGCCGCCGCCTTCGACCTGCTGCGCCTCGCCCTGACGGACCCGCGCTTCGAATCAGATGTGGTGGAACGCAAGCGCGCCGAAATCATCGCCCGGCTTCGCCAGCGTGCCCAGGATCCCGATGTTATCGCAAGCCGGGGCTGGTACCGCGCGATGCTGGGTGATCATCCGTACAGCCGGCCGGCGGAAGGGACGCCCGAGACCATCTCGGACATCACGGTCGAGGACCTGCGCGCCCTCGTCAAAGACCGTTTCGCGCGCGAGAATTTGATGATTGCCGTGGCGGGCGACATCACGCCGGCCGAACTGGGCGGACTGCTCGATGAGACGTTCGGGGCGTTGCGCGAGAGACCGGCGGCGGGCGACGTCCCGCGGGCCAGCATATCGGAAGACGGCGGGGCGCTGGTCGTGCGGCGCGACCGGCCGCAAAGCGTCGTGATTTTCGGCCATCGCGGGATCGCGCGCGATGACCCGGATTTCTACGCCGCCTATGTACTCAATTATATCCTGGGCGGGGGCGGGTTCGCAGCCCGTCTTATGGAGGAGGTGCGGGAGAAGCGCGGCCTCGCCTACGGGATCAGCACCTATCTCGTGCCGCTCGACCAGGCGCCGCTGATGATTGGCAATGTGGCGACGGAAAACGCGCGGGTGGCCGAGACCATCGCCATCATCCGCGAGGAGTGGGAGAAGTTGCAGTCCGGCGGTGTGACGGAGAGCGAGCGTGCGGATGCCATCACCTACCTGACCGGCTCCTTTCCGCTCAGACTGACCAGCACGGGCAAGATTGCCGACATGGTGCTGATGATGCAGCGCAATGACCTTGGCATCGATTACATGGACCGGCGCAACGCCCTGATCGAGGGCGTTAGCCTGGCCGATCTTCAGCGCGTCGCGAAGCGTCTCCTGGCCCCCGGCGCGCTCACCTTCGTGGTGGCCGGCGAGCCCGAAAACCTCGACGATGCGCAATCGCTGGCCCTGCCTTCCGCGCCGGAGTGA
- a CDS encoding pitrilysin family protein, which produces MRRPARRARPHRPRPWLSPLVGGLLAAATLPVAPAFATDGAPPAMGASPATAAVPARLDISKIDFGAESAVLENGLRIVVIPNHRSPVVTHMVWYQVGSADEAPGQSGIAHFFEHLMFKGTEKIAPGEFSRIVARLGGRDNAFTSQDYTAYFQSVARDRLARVMELEADRMRNLRLDAETVMTERDVILEERRQRIDNEPASRLREQMMAALFVNHPYGGPIIGWAPEVAALTQEDALAFYRRYYAPNNAILVVAGDVTLEEVLPLARKYYGGHAPSDLPARERPREPAGDAIREVTIESAEVSLPRLNRAYLAPSYRSADRVPDAGNDAFAAEVLAHILGGGPTSRLYTELAIDAGLAAGASAYYDGEARDLGTFWLSLSPRPGVELAALESGMAGILDDIKSDGVSETEVARAVGQMQASAIYAQDSLFALARVFGVTLSTGGTMDDVSGWVAGISAVTPADVQRVAKRILVPFASVTGYLVPVATADAPAPAPALP; this is translated from the coding sequence ATGCGCCGACCGGCCCGCCGAGCACGACCGCACCGTCCCAGGCCCTGGCTGAGCCCCCTTGTCGGCGGCCTGCTCGCCGCCGCAACCCTCCCGGTCGCCCCCGCATTCGCGACAGACGGCGCGCCGCCGGCCATGGGCGCCTCGCCGGCGACCGCGGCCGTGCCGGCCCGGCTCGACATCTCCAAAATCGATTTCGGCGCGGAGAGCGCGGTGCTCGAGAACGGGCTTCGCATCGTCGTAATTCCGAACCATCGCTCGCCCGTCGTCACGCACATGGTCTGGTACCAGGTGGGCTCGGCCGACGAGGCGCCGGGGCAATCGGGGATCGCCCATTTCTTCGAACATCTCATGTTCAAGGGGACTGAAAAAATCGCGCCGGGCGAATTCTCGCGCATCGTGGCCCGTCTCGGCGGGCGGGATAATGCCTTCACCAGCCAGGACTACACCGCCTATTTCCAGAGCGTCGCGCGCGACCGGCTTGCACGGGTGATGGAGTTGGAGGCCGACCGGATGCGCAATCTGCGTCTCGACGCCGAAACAGTCATGACCGAGCGGGACGTGATCCTGGAGGAGAGGCGCCAACGGATCGACAACGAGCCCGCCAGCCGGCTGCGCGAACAGATGATGGCGGCGCTGTTCGTCAATCATCCCTATGGCGGGCCCATCATCGGTTGGGCGCCCGAGGTGGCGGCGCTGACGCAAGAAGACGCGCTCGCCTTCTACCGCCGATATTACGCCCCCAACAACGCCATTCTCGTCGTCGCGGGCGATGTGACGTTGGAGGAGGTTCTGCCGCTTGCACGTAAGTATTACGGCGGTCATGCCCCCTCTGACCTGCCGGCGCGCGAACGGCCTCGGGAACCCGCGGGCGATGCGATCCGCGAGGTCACGATCGAAAGCGCCGAGGTCAGCCTGCCCCGGCTCAATCGCGCCTATCTGGCTCCGTCCTATCGTTCGGCTGATCGCGTGCCCGATGCCGGCAACGATGCTTTCGCGGCCGAAGTGCTGGCCCATATTCTGGGCGGCGGCCCGACCAGCCGGCTCTATACCGAACTGGCGATCGATGCCGGCCTCGCCGCCGGCGCGAGCGCTTATTACGACGGCGAAGCGCGCGATCTGGGCACGTTCTGGCTTTCCCTTTCGCCGCGGCCCGGGGTCGAGCTGGCGGCGCTCGAATCGGGGATGGCCGGAATTCTGGACGACATCAAGAGCGATGGCGTCAGCGAAACCGAGGTGGCCCGGGCCGTCGGCCAGATGCAGGCCTCTGCCATCTACGCCCAGGACAGCCTGTTTGCGCTGGCCCGCGTCTTCGGCGTCACGCTCTCGACGGGTGGCACGATGGACGACGTCTCCGGCTGGGTTGCGGGGATTTCGGCGGTCACGCCGGCAGACGTGCAGCGTGTGGCGAAGCGCATTCTCGTGCCGTTCGCCTCGGTGACGGGGTATCTGGTGCCGGTCGCGACCGCCGATGCCCCGGCCCCGGCCCCGGCACTGCCGTGA
- a CDS encoding DUF3035 domain-containing protein: MTTKRVFRETDTIAATPAGRRSSRQFFPVLVAAALVLGGCGELRRVVLGEKRSGPDESQVVEVPPLAIPPDFEMRPPTDVTESDRLARDERALRSGSLQGSGSPAERLAQIKAQAGYIAPEGQIRSDRVARQATDGAQAAPGQPGEIGEAPAHPGTEIAQAPAPDNQGYPDYQAQPYQNPYTQYYTQPYQYQPPAPVLPSSSYDTPGSGYGGVTPSSGYGAMPSSGYGAGYGYGAPQPYPAPPQAYPAPQAYPAPQAYPAYPAPQAYQPGPAQNPPIPVPAATGGQSAGERALLARAAASAAEAGGN, encoded by the coding sequence ATGACGACCAAGCGAGTTTTCCGCGAGACGGATACCATCGCCGCGACGCCCGCCGGCCGGCGCTCAAGCCGCCAATTCTTTCCGGTGCTGGTAGCGGCCGCCCTGGTGCTCGGCGGGTGCGGCGAATTGCGTCGCGTTGTCCTGGGTGAAAAGCGCTCCGGACCCGATGAATCGCAGGTCGTCGAGGTGCCCCCGCTCGCTATTCCGCCAGATTTCGAGATGCGCCCGCCAACGGATGTCACTGAATCGGACCGATTGGCGCGTGACGAACGGGCGCTCAGAAGCGGCTCGCTGCAGGGCTCGGGCAGTCCGGCCGAACGCCTGGCCCAGATCAAGGCCCAGGCCGGCTATATCGCTCCGGAAGGCCAGATCCGCTCGGACCGGGTCGCGCGGCAGGCGACGGACGGCGCACAGGCCGCGCCGGGCCAGCCCGGTGAGATCGGTGAGGCGCCGGCCCATCCGGGCACGGAGATCGCCCAGGCGCCGGCCCCGGACAATCAGGGCTATCCGGACTATCAGGCTCAGCCGTACCAGAACCCCTACACGCAGTATTATACCCAGCCCTATCAGTACCAGCCCCCCGCACCGGTTCTGCCCTCGTCATCATACGACACGCCCGGAAGCGGGTATGGCGGCGTGACCCCGTCTTCCGGCTACGGCGCGATGCCATCCTCGGGCTATGGGGCCGGCTACGGCTATGGTGCGCCCCAGCCCTATCCTGCGCCGCCCCAGGCATATCCGGCGCCCCAGGCCTACCCGGCACCCCAAGCGTATCCGGCCTACCCGGCGCCCCAGGCCTATCAGCCTGGCCCCGCGCAAAATCCCCCCATCCCGGTACCTGCGGCGACGGGCGGGCAATCGGCCGGCGAACGGGCGCTGCTTGCCCGCGCGGCCGCGTCGGCCGCGGAAGCCGGGGGAAATTAG
- the lspA gene encoding signal peptidase II: MTGPICRAGTRPGPVTTAALLAALVVLLDQASKYIILEQVMRPPRVIEVTGFFNLVLAWNPGVSFSLFASDDPRAPWLLTGLALAIVTGLILWLVRLARVGRANGWIAAGTGLVAGGALGNVIDRLRFGAVADFLDFHLAGFHWPAFNLADFCITTGVILILIEAFYVGARTPK, encoded by the coding sequence ATGACCGGCCCGATATGCCGCGCGGGGACCCGGCCCGGCCCGGTCACGACGGCGGCTCTTCTGGCGGCACTCGTCGTTCTGCTGGATCAGGCGAGCAAATACATCATTCTCGAACAGGTGATGCGCCCGCCGCGCGTGATCGAGGTCACCGGGTTCTTCAATCTCGTCCTCGCCTGGAATCCGGGTGTGAGCTTCAGCCTGTTCGCGTCGGACGATCCTCGCGCTCCCTGGCTCCTGACCGGCCTCGCCCTTGCCATCGTGACGGGGCTCATCCTCTGGCTGGTCCGTCTCGCCCGGGTCGGCCGGGCGAATGGCTGGATCGCGGCCGGCACGGGGCTGGTCGCGGGCGGCGCATTGGGCAATGTGATCGACCGGCTCCGCTTCGGCGCGGTGGCTGATTTTCTCGATTTCCACCTGGCGGGGTTCCATTGGCCCGCCTTTAATTTGGCTGATTTTTGCATTACCACTGGCGTGATACTGATCCTGATCGAAGCCTTTTATGTGGGCGCGCGGACCCCTAAATGA
- the ileS gene encoding isoleucine--tRNA ligase, with protein MTDEKKPDYKSTVFLPRTDFPMKANLPGREPELLTRWAAMDLRARTLKGAAGREKFILHDGPPYANGHLHMGHALNKVLKDLINRSQQMLGKNAVYVPGWDCHGLPIEWKVEERYRAAGKNKDDVPVIEFRRECREFAEKWISVQSDEFQRLGVTGDWENPYTTMAFAAEAQIVRELGKFIMNGGLYRGEKPVMWSVVEKTALAEAEVEYHDHTSTTIHVGFPVAETPLAALAGAEVLIWTTTPWTMPGNRAIAYGEEIDYELVEVTSVEDGATAKPHARLLIARALVDDVLAACHVTGWRRLGGYRGADLEGVICRHPLHEKGYGDFTVPLLPGEHVTTEQGTGFVHTAPGHGEEDFVVGQRFGLEVPRTVGPDGLFYAHVPIVGGVHVFKADAPIVEALRASGHLLAQGKLRHSYPHSWRSKAPLIYRTTPQWFISMSANNLRERALAAIDATAFFPEGGRNRLRSMVATRPDWCVSRQRAWGVPITVFANKETGAPLRDQKVLDRIAEAVEAEGADAWFASPAERFLAPEYDPADFEQVFDILDVWFDSGVTHSFVLEARDELAWPATLYLEGSDQHRGWFQSSLLESCGTRGRAPYEQVLTHGFLLDEQGYKMSKSRGNDTPPQDVVAQHGADVLRLWVALSDYTEDLRVGPDIVKQHADYYRRLRNTLRYLLGNLDGYDAGGAVQIVDMPELERWVLHRLWELDALMRRSFAVYDFHGFYHELHNFCTVDLSAFYFDIRKDALYCDAPSSLRRRSAQTVLDILFRFLVRWLAPVLCFTAEEAWLTRYGDGEDVSVHLETFEAPGTGWRDDALAAKWARVRDLRRVVTGALERERAEKRLRSSLEAAPLVTVESAYLEALEGVDLAEVSIASDIDVRPPDRAQPDDGFTLPDVSGVTVWPRRAAGEKCGRCWRILPEVSEAGALCGRCREAVAEISAPDGSAKDRRA; from the coding sequence ATGACCGACGAGAAAAAACCCGATTACAAGTCAACGGTCTTCCTGCCTCGGACCGATTTTCCCATGAAGGCGAACCTGCCCGGGCGGGAGCCCGAGCTGCTGACGCGCTGGGCTGCCATGGATCTCCGCGCGCGGACCCTGAAAGGCGCTGCCGGGCGGGAGAAATTCATCCTGCACGACGGCCCGCCTTACGCCAACGGCCATTTGCATATGGGCCATGCGCTCAACAAGGTCCTCAAGGATCTGATCAATCGCTCGCAGCAGATGCTGGGGAAGAACGCCGTCTACGTGCCCGGCTGGGACTGCCACGGGCTGCCGATCGAATGGAAGGTGGAGGAGCGCTACCGGGCGGCGGGCAAAAACAAGGACGATGTGCCGGTGATCGAATTCCGGCGCGAATGTCGAGAATTCGCGGAGAAATGGATCAGCGTCCAGTCGGATGAGTTCCAGCGCCTCGGGGTGACGGGTGACTGGGAGAACCCCTACACCACCATGGCCTTTGCCGCGGAAGCGCAGATCGTGCGCGAGCTTGGCAAGTTCATCATGAATGGCGGGCTTTATCGCGGCGAAAAACCCGTCATGTGGTCGGTGGTGGAAAAGACCGCGCTGGCCGAGGCGGAAGTCGAGTATCACGATCACACGTCGACGACCATCCACGTGGGGTTTCCGGTCGCGGAAACACCCCTGGCCGCGCTCGCCGGCGCCGAGGTGCTCATCTGGACGACGACGCCCTGGACCATGCCAGGGAACCGCGCCATCGCTTATGGCGAGGAGATCGATTACGAGCTGGTCGAGGTGACTTCGGTCGAAGATGGCGCCACGGCCAAGCCGCATGCCCGGTTGCTGATCGCCCGGGCGCTGGTTGATGACGTGCTGGCCGCCTGCCATGTGACCGGCTGGCGGCGGCTGGGCGGATACCGGGGCGCTGACCTCGAGGGGGTCATCTGCCGCCATCCGTTGCATGAAAAGGGTTATGGCGATTTTACCGTGCCCCTTCTGCCGGGCGAGCATGTCACGACCGAACAGGGCACGGGGTTCGTCCACACCGCGCCCGGCCACGGCGAAGAGGATTTCGTTGTCGGCCAGCGCTTCGGCCTTGAAGTCCCCCGGACGGTCGGGCCGGACGGCCTGTTCTACGCACATGTTCCGATCGTGGGCGGTGTTCATGTCTTCAAGGCGGATGCGCCCATCGTCGAGGCGCTACGAGCAAGCGGCCACCTGCTGGCGCAGGGGAAGCTCCGCCACAGCTATCCCCATTCCTGGCGCTCCAAGGCGCCGCTCATCTATCGCACCACGCCGCAATGGTTCATCTCGATGTCGGCGAACAATCTCCGCGAGCGTGCGCTTGCCGCCATCGACGCGACCGCCTTCTTCCCCGAAGGCGGGCGCAACCGCCTTCGGTCCATGGTGGCGACCAGGCCAGACTGGTGTGTCTCGCGCCAGCGCGCCTGGGGCGTGCCCATCACGGTGTTCGCGAACAAGGAAACCGGTGCGCCGCTGCGCGACCAGAAGGTGCTGGATCGGATCGCCGAGGCGGTCGAGGCGGAAGGCGCGGATGCCTGGTTCGCCAGCCCGGCCGAGCGGTTTCTTGCGCCCGAGTATGATCCGGCCGATTTCGAGCAGGTCTTCGATATTCTGGATGTGTGGTTCGACAGTGGTGTCACGCACAGCTTCGTCCTCGAGGCGCGTGACGAGCTCGCCTGGCCCGCGACGCTGTATCTAGAGGGCTCGGACCAGCATCGCGGCTGGTTCCAGTCTTCCCTTCTCGAATCCTGCGGCACGCGCGGCCGCGCGCCGTATGAACAGGTCCTGACCCATGGCTTCCTGCTCGACGAGCAGGGCTACAAGATGTCGAAGTCGCGCGGCAACGATACCCCGCCCCAGGATGTGGTCGCCCAGCACGGCGCCGATGTGCTCAGGCTCTGGGTGGCGCTCTCGGATTACACCGAGGATCTGAGGGTCGGCCCGGATATCGTCAAGCAGCATGCGGATTACTACCGCCGGCTGCGTAACACGCTGCGCTATCTGCTGGGCAATCTCGACGGATATGACGCTGGCGGCGCGGTCCAGATCGTCGACATGCCCGAACTGGAGCGCTGGGTGCTGCACCGGCTGTGGGAGCTCGACGCGCTGATGCGCCGGTCCTTTGCGGTCTATGATTTCCACGGCTTTTATCACGAGTTGCACAATTTCTGCACCGTCGACCTTTCCGCCTTCTATTTCGATATTCGCAAGGACGCGCTGTATTGCGATGCCCCGTCCAGCCTGCGCCGGCGATCGGCGCAAACCGTGCTCGACATTCTGTTCCGTTTCCTTGTGCGCTGGCTGGCGCCGGTACTCTGCTTCACGGCCGAGGAAGCCTGGCTCACGCGCTATGGCGATGGTGAGGATGTCAGCGTCCATCTCGAAACTTTCGAAGCCCCCGGTACGGGCTGGCGCGATGATGCGCTGGCGGCAAAATGGGCGCGGGTGCGCGACCTGCGTCGCGTCGTGACCGGCGCGCTCGAACGCGAACGGGCGGAGAAGCGCCTTCGCTCGTCGCTCGAAGCAGCCCCGCTGGTCACCGTCGAGAGCGCCTATCTGGAGGCGCTGGAGGGTGTCGATCTCGCAGAGGTCTCGATCGCTTCGGACATCGATGTCCGTCCGCCGGACAGAGCCCAGCCGGATGACGGGTTTACACTCCCCGATGTCAGCGGGGTCACGGTCTGGCCGCGCCGGGCGGCGGGCGAGAAATGCGGTCGGTGCTGGCGCATCCTTCCCGAAGTGTCGGAGGCGGGCGCGTTATGCGGGCGGTGCCGGGAGGCGGTGGCGGAAATCTCGGCGCCGGACGGGTCCGCGAAAGACCGACGCGCATGA
- a CDS encoding bifunctional riboflavin kinase/FAD synthetase, protein MKIFRHHTGLPPEARGGCVAVGNFDGVHLGHQQVIRTARETAREKGLRFSVLTFEPHPRRHFQPDAPPFRLTPFRLKARYMEALGVEFLVAVHFDAALAGLTADAFITDVLAGGLEARHLVVGYDFVFGRDRGGSADLLMAGADSHGFTVTAVSAVAGPNGEVYSSTRAREYLRRGEVGPAAALLGRWWEVEGRVEQGDARGRTIGFPTANLFLDEQLRPAMGVYAVRAGVDRGEETVWYDGVANFGKRPTIGTAHSSLEVHLFGFDADIYGEHLRVQLIDFLRGEVKFDGLDALKAQISKDCARARAVLARRHEEGLDPSAIQSEIFL, encoded by the coding sequence ATGAAGATCTTCCGCCACCATACCGGCCTGCCGCCGGAGGCCCGCGGCGGATGCGTGGCGGTGGGTAATTTCGACGGCGTCCATCTCGGCCATCAGCAGGTTATCAGGACCGCCCGCGAAACCGCCCGCGAGAAGGGGCTCAGGTTTTCCGTCCTCACCTTCGAGCCCCACCCGAGGCGTCATTTCCAGCCCGATGCGCCGCCCTTCCGTCTCACGCCCTTTCGCCTCAAGGCCAGGTATATGGAGGCGCTTGGCGTCGAATTTCTTGTCGCCGTTCATTTCGATGCCGCGCTCGCCGGCCTGACGGCGGATGCCTTCATCACCGACGTTCTGGCCGGCGGCCTCGAGGCCCGCCATCTGGTCGTGGGCTATGACTTTGTTTTCGGGCGCGACCGCGGTGGCAGCGCCGATTTACTGATGGCCGGCGCGGACAGCCACGGCTTCACCGTGACTGCGGTATCAGCGGTGGCGGGGCCGAATGGCGAGGTCTATTCCTCGACCCGTGCGCGCGAATATCTGCGCAGGGGCGAGGTCGGTCCCGCCGCCGCCCTTCTTGGCCGCTGGTGGGAAGTGGAGGGCCGGGTCGAACAGGGCGACGCGCGCGGCCGCACGATCGGGTTTCCGACGGCGAATTTGTTCCTCGACGAGCAGCTCCGCCCCGCGATGGGGGTCTACGCCGTGCGGGCCGGCGTCGACCGGGGGGAGGAAACGGTCTGGTATGACGGGGTGGCCAATTTCGGTAAAAGGCCCACGATCGGCACGGCGCATAGCTCGCTGGAGGTGCATCTCTTCGGCTTCGATGCGGACATTTACGGCGAGCACCTGCGCGTCCAGCTGATTGATTTCCTCCGCGGCGAAGTCAAATTCGACGGGCTCGATGCGCTGAAAGCCCAGATTTCCAAGGATTGCGCGCGGGCACGGGCCGTGCTAGCCCGCAGGCACGAGGAAGGGCTGGACCCGAGCGCGATACAAAGCGAAATTTTCCTCTGA